The DNA window TCGTGGTTGCCGTCCGGAGCGATTCCGAAGTTTCGCCCTATGTCATGAGCCTCCGTCCCGATGCGACACCCGGCAAGTGCTACCTCTTCCCGGTTCTGGTCGGGGATGTGGTGACGGCGCTGCTCTATCTGGAACCCGCGGCGCAGCCCCTCGAAATGGGCGCGGTGGAAACGCTGGTGACCGCCGCCGGCCTGACGCTGCAGAGCATTCGTTCGGCCCGTGCGGTGCAGTCTTCGAGCCTCGTCAATATTGCTTCCGCGCTCAATCCGGAGGATCGTGATTCCTATCGGGACGATCCATTTGTCCCGGTGCCGGTCGGCGCCTTTGCCGTGAATGGTGACGGCACGCCAGCGGCAGAAATTGTTCCCGAGCGCAGCTTCAATTGGGATGAACTCACCCAGGAACAGCGGGAACTGCACATGCGCGCCCAGCGCTTTGCTCGTGTCCAGGTGGCCGAAATGCGTCTCTATAAGGATGATGCGGTCAAGGCTGGCCGGCGCGACGCCAACATCTACCTCCGTCTGAAGACCGAGATCGACGAGGCGCGCGAACGTTATTTGTCCCAGTTCCTCGATGGGCAACAGCACATGCGAGACTATCTACATGGGGAACTTGTCGAGACGCTGGCCATCGACAATCCGCAACTTATGGGACCCGATTACCCTGGTTCGCTCGTCTAATGGGTGGATGAAGTATTCGCTACTCCTCGTTGCAGTTGCACTCAGCGCACAAACTCTCGAACCGATCGCTAAGGAATTCCGGGAGCGTCCTACGCCTCCCACTCGCGCCAAACTGGAGCAATTCCTCATCAAACATCCGAAGGATCAGGAGGGCGCCTTGGCGCGCCTCCTGCTCTACAATGGCGATCCTGGTCCTGCCTCGCTCGAGAAGCTGCGCGCCGCGCGAAGCTATCTGAAGGAGATCTCGGATTACGTCGATTGGATGATCGCCTCGACGGAATTCACGGCCCGTGACTTCAAATCCGCTCTCGAAGACGCAGAGCGTGTCTTGGAAGTCCACGAGTCGCCGCTGGCCCCGCGCGCCGCCCTGCTCGCGCTGAAGAGTGCCCGGGAGCTTGGCGAGAAGGACAAGCTCGCCAGTCTGCTCAAGAAGCACCAGAAGCTCCTGTCTCCATCGCAGATCGCCTTCTATTCGTCGCTGAACGCAAAGCCGGAAGAATCGCGGCGTCTGCTGGCGCAGGTCCTGTCACAGTCTCCGAAATCTGCCGAGGCCTCCGAAGCTGTCAAATTGCTGCCGCTTAGCGACCTAAGCCCTGCCGAGCGCCTCGATCGCGCCTACAAGCTGCTGGATCAAAGCGATCCCACCGCGGCGCGCGCCGAACTGGTCGCGCTGCTCCCCAAGCTCACCGGACCGGCGCTCGATCTGGCCAAGGTTCGCATCGGCGTCTGTGATTACCGGCTCCGTCGCGACACCGCGCAAGCCACGCTCCAGGCAACCCAGGTAGCTGACGGCGAAGCCGACGCGGAACGCCTCTTCTACACGCTCCTCGCGGCACGCCGTGCGAAGTCCTACGACGCGATGGGCAGCTCGATGGAGCAGCTCAATAAGAAATATCCCAAGTCCAGCTTCCGTCTCGAAGCGCTGGCCAACGCGGCGGGCCAATTCTGGGTCATGGGCCAAAACGCAAAGAGCATGCCGCTTTATGAGGCTTGCTCGCTCGACTTCGCCGCCCGTCCGGAAGCCCGGGAATGTGACTGGAAGCTTGCCGTCCAGAGCTACATCCTTCGCCGGCCCGATGCCGAAGCTCGTCTCGGCAACTATCTCGCCGCAGATCCCACAGGGGACCACAACTCGGCTGCTCTCTACTTCCTGGGCCGCGCCGCCGAGGCGCGCAAGGACAAGCCTGCCGCCAAGACCTACTACCAGCGCGCGATCGACCTCTTCCCGAATCATTTCTACGCCGAACTCTGCCGCGAGCGCATCGCCCAGGCGGGCCTCGGCACGCAGGCGCTCAGCCCCACGGTGGAGGCGCAGCTCCGCGACATCAGCTTTCCCGTCCCACAGAACCAGCTCAGTTTTGATGCGAATTCCAATACCCGCCGCCGCATCGCCCGCGCCGAATTGCTGGCCCGCGGAGCGCTTTACGATTACGCCGAACTGGAGTTGAGAAACGACGCACGTTTGCACAACCAGGCGCATCTCCTGGCCATGGCGGCGGCCCAGATGGCCACGCGCCGCGGCGCTCCGGACCAGGGCATCCGCTACATGAAGAGCATCTTCCCGGCCTATCTCAGCCTGCCGCTCAACGCGACCACGCTGCCGCTCTGGAAACTGGCTTATCCGCTGCCTTACAAGGATCCGCTCCTCACCTATTCGTATAAGAACGACCTCGATCCGTATCTGCTCGCCGGGCTCATCCGGCAGGAAAGCGAGTTCAGCGCCAAGGTTCTTTCTCGCGCCAATGCGCACGGCCTTACGCAGATCATGCCCGCTACGGGCCGGGATCTCGCCCGCCGTCTCGGCATCAAGGGCTTCAGCAACAAGATGCTCCTCGATCCCACGGTGAACCTGCAGATGGGCAGCCTCTATCTGAAGAGCCTTGTCACCAGCCTCAACGGTAGTCTCGAACAGGCCCTCGCCAGCTACAACGCAGGCAAGGGGCGTGTCACCGAATGGCTCGGCCGTGGCGAGTATAGCGACCCCGCCGAGTTCATCGAATCGATTCCCTTCACGGAGACGCGCGGTTATGTCCAGAGCGTCATCCGCAATGCGGGTGTCTACCGCCGTCTTTACGCGACTCCTTCGCCCGGTTTACCATCGGAAAATGGTGATTCCAACGGTACGCAGCGGCGTCCAGCAAAGTAGCAACATCGATCGGCGTCCGCGCTTTGCCTCCCAGCGCACCGGCCACTTCGTCGAAAGCGTGATCCGCGAGATGTCCCGCCTGGCCATCCAGCATGGCGCGGTCAATCTCGCGCAGGGCTTTCCGGACTTCCCCGCGCCCGCCAGCATCAAGCAGGCGGCCATCGAAGCCATCGACGCGGACATCAATCAATATTCGGTCACCTGGGGCGCCAAGCCCCTGCGGGACGCGATCGCCAGAAAGTACCAGGACAGCTACCAGCTCCCAATCAATCCTGATCGCGAGATCACTGTCACCTGCGGCGCCACCGAAGCAATGATCGCTACGCTTCTCGCTACCACCAACCCCGGCGACGAAGTCATTGTCTTTGAGCCCTTCTACGAAAACTATTTTCCCGATACCCAACTCTGCGGCGCCACCCGCAAGCTGGTCACGCTGCACGCCCCGGACTGGAGCTTCGATCCGGACGAGCTGCGCCGTGCCTTCTCCGCCAAGACCAAAGCGATCATCCTCAACACGCCAAACAACCCCACCGGCCGCGTGTTTACTCTCGAAGAACTCACCACCATCGCCGAATTGTGCCAGGAATTCGATACCCTTGCCATCACCGACGAGATCTACGAACACATCCTCTACGACGGCCTGCAGCACATCCCCCTCCTGAGTCTTCCTGGAATGCGGGAGCGCACCGTGCTCATCAACTCGATGTCCAAGACCTATTCCGTCACAGGTTGGCGTGTCGGCTGGACCATCGCTGCGCCGGATCTGACGGAATCCATCCGCAAGGTGCACGACTTCCTCACCGTCGGCGCGGCTTCACCCCTGCAGCAAGCCGGGGTCCACGCACTTGCCTCCAGCAACGAATATTACGCCGAGCTCTCGACGCACTACGGCGAGCGCCGCGACCTCATTCTCGACATCCTTTCCTCGGCCGGCTTCAAGCCTCTCAAGCCCCAGGGTGCCTATTACGTCATGGCGGAAATCAAAGACTTCCGCTTTGAGAACGATCGCGCCTTCGCCCGTCATCTCGTCGAAAAGGTGGGAGTCTCCTGTGTTCCGGGCTCCAGCTTCTTTGAAACGCCTGGCGTCGGCGACCAGTGGGTTCGCTTCTGCTTCTGTAAGAAAATCGAAACGCTCGAAGCGGCTCGCGAGCGCCTGCAGAAGTGGGTGGCTTAGGATGTTTGCGCAGTTTCTCATCCCCCAATCGACAATTACGGCCAACGGGAGCGGCGCGGCGGTTGCGCTGCATGCGGCGGCTGGCGCTTTGCTGCAACTGACTCTGGTGATTGAAAAGATCGTCGAACAGCAGTCGCTGGAGATCCACATTGAAGGCTCTGCAGACGGCGCCACCTGGGCGGAAAAACCTCTTCTGGTCTTTCCGCAAAAATTCTACACCGGCCAATCGGCGCTGCTGCTTGATCTCGCGGCGCACCCTGAAATCACGCAGGTCCGGGCCACCTGGAAGGCGCACCGCTGGGGCAGGGGAGAGCTCACACCGCATTTTGGGGTGTACCTGTTTGCCGAGGCCCATGCGTCGCTTAAGCTAGACTCCAAATAGTTCCCATGCTTCGTCTTTCTTTCCTCTTCTGCTGTGCCCTTTTCACCGTTTTGGGCCAAACCACATCTGGACCCACGGTCCGCTTTGAAACGAATCTGGGCAACATCGATGTGTTGCTGCTCCCAGGTTCTGCCCCAAAAACCGTAGAGAACTTCCTGGCCTATATGAAAAAGGGCGCTTACAACAACAGCGTTTTCCACCGCTCCGTTCCCGGTTTCATCGTTCAGGGTGGCGGCTTCCAGGCGACCCTGCCGGGGCTTCCCGCGATTGCCCAATCGGCAGCGGTGGTCAACGAGTTCAAAGAGTCCAATATCCGTGGCACCATCGCGATGGCAAAGCTGGGTGACGATCCAAACAGTGCCACCAACCAATGGTTTTTCAATCTTGCCAACAATGCGGCCAATTTGAATGGACAGAATGGCGGCTTCACCGTCTTTGGCCGCGTCGTCGACAATGCGAGCCTTTCTGTGATGGATAAGATTGCCGCGATCAATGTTCCCAGTCCCGGCCCCCTGGCCTCGCCCTTCGATCAGATTCCCCTCATCGCCTATTCCGGCGGCACAGTCCAGCAGTCCAATCTGGTCATTGTGACGAAGATCTCGGAGATCCCCACGCAGCCTGCGCCCTCCATCAGTGACGGTGGCGTTGTCTCGGCCACCGCCTTTGGCGCATACAGTTCTGCTGCCCCCGGATCCTTCCTGGAGATCTATGGCTCGAACCTTGCTGGCGAGGTGACGCGAGGTTGGAGTTCCGATGACTTTACCAACAACACCGCCCCCACCTCGCTCGAAGGGGTGAGCGTTACCGTTGGTGGCCAGCGCGCCTTTGTCACCTATGTCAGCCCGACACAGGTCAACGTGCAAGTGCCTGCCACTGTTTCTGTCGGCATCGGTCTTCCGGTCGTTGTGACCTATAAGACGCAGCAAAGCGCTCAGGTCTTCATCGATATGAAGCTGCTCAACGGTGGTCTGCTCGCTCCGGCCAGCTACATCATTGGGGGCAAGCAGTTTGTCTATGCAGCCCATGCAGATGGCAATCCGGTCAATGCCGCTTCTCCTGCCAAGCCCGGCGAAACGATCATCTTCTATGGCACTGGCTTCGGCAGCATGTCGCCCTTCAACATTCCGATTGCCGGCCAGATTGCCACCGCCTTAGGCACCCTGCAATACAAAACGCTCTGGAAGATCGGTGGCGCGGATGCAAGCGTCAGCTTCCAAGGTGTCACGCCGGGCTTCGTCGGGCTCTACCAGTTCAATGTGACGGTTCCGCCGGATGCGAACACAGGCGACCTCAGCCTCGAGGTCACTCAAAACAACAAGGCTCTCCCGCAGACCTTGTTGCTTCCGGTCCGACGCTAAGTCCCAAGGCCCTCTCGCAAGAGAGGGCCTTTTTCAGTCTTAAGCAAAGCCTCCATTCGCGCGCAGCACCTGCGAATTCACCCACGCCGCATCCGGCCCCCCCCCCAGAAACGACACGACGTTCGCAATATCTTCCGGCTCCCCCAGCTGTTCGGGCTGTGCAGTCTGCGCCGCGCCTTTCCCCGCCAGAAATAACTCGGTCGCTACTGCATTCATCGTGATCTTCCTGCCTCGCAACTCATTCGCCAGTACATGCACCAGTCCCTCGACTCCGGCCTTGGACGCGATGTAGGGGCCATAGGTCGGAAACGACTTCGCCAGTATGCTGCTCGAAAACGCAATGATCCTGCCACCATCGGCAACCTGTTGCGCTGCCCGTGCCGCACCAGAAAGCTTCGGCGCAGATTGGTCCGGATCACAGGGTCGAATGCCTCCACATCCCCTTTGCCGATTGGGGAAAGCGGCATGATCCCGAGTTGTTCACCACGACATCGATCTGCCCAAACGTCTTCACGGCTCGGCAAATCAGCGCGCCACAACGGCGTCGGCATCGCCGGCGCTCTTGGCAGAATTCACCACGACGGAGAAACCATCGCGGGCCAGGCGCAGAGCAATGGCCCGTCCAATTCTCCGGGATGCGCCGGGTACGATTGCCGTTCGGTTTATGAGTCCACGAAACGCAGAACCTAACTCAAAATCCATTCACTCTGTTGCGAGAAAACGGCGAATCGCAGCCTGTAGCAACTCTTCTGGAGAGCGCCGGAAACCCACGCGCCCCAGATCTCCTCCATGGGCGAGGAGGCTGAAGCCATGGAACAAGCTCCAGAGGCCAGCCAGCCTGATTTCAAGATCGACGCCCGCCTGGCTCGCGGACCGTACCGCTTCTGCAAAGGCGTCGAATGCTGCTGTCGCGCTCCGCCCAAGGGTAGGGAATGCAGACGGCTCGATCCCGGCGAGAAACATGATCTCGAAGTGTCCTCGCTGCTGCACGGCGAATTGGAGATAGGCCAATCCCAGTTCCTCTAGCGATTTCGTTTTGCCAATGCTCTCGCGCAGTTGGTCGAAGCCCTCTTCCGCCGCTGCGGCCAGCAGCGCCTCCTTGTCGGCGAAATGACGATAGAGCGCAGAGGGAACAACTCCGGCGAGCTTGGCCGCGTCTTGCGCTGTAAATCCTCGCGGACCCTTCTCTGCCACTAGCCGGATGGCCGCCGTCACTAGTGCGGCTCGCAGATCTCCATGATGATAGCCGTGCTTCTTCATGACTTCCGGTAGAGTGGCAGCATCACCTCAGTGACAAATTCTTCATAGGACGTCGTTGTCGTGTTTCTGGGGGATCGCGGCTCCAAGGCCCGCACCAGTCCACTGCTATAGGCTGCCGCCAGTTCCAAAATCAGCCCCGCCACATTCTCTGACATTCCCATCTGCAACAGCGCAGGCTTCACTTGCGCATCGCTCCAGCGATGATAGGCAAGATTCGGCACGCCAATGGCCTGCCCAAAGATCTGCATCGCTTCCGCCATACTCAGATCCCGTTGGCCTTGCAACTCGCGAACGCTGGAGCCTCGAAATTCCAACGCCAGCAATTCCCGTGCGGCTTCGGTTGCAATGTCGCGTGTCGCAATCATGGGCAACTTCACATCCGCAGCCACCGGACCCCCTGTCACGCCGAGCTTCTTGTACAGATGCACTTGCGCGATCGTATTCTCCATGAAGTATCCCGCTCGCAGATGCAGCACCTGCAATCCGGCAATCCGGTTGAAGACGCTCTCGAGAACATGTTGCCCCTGGATCATGCCGGTGCCGCCCGCTTGCTCGGCGCCCAAGCTGCTGAGGGTCACCGCAAATGGAACTCGCTGCGCCTCGATTGCTCCAGCCATGGCTGCGACCATCTGATCCTGATACGCCCGGTAATCGTCAGACTGAAGATCCGGTGGCTCCATCGCATAGACTGCCTCCACTCCCGCAAACGCCTCTTCCAATTGCGAAGGGTTTGTAAGATCACAAATCGCGGCTTCGGCGCCAAGCTGCACCAGTCCTGCAAGCCGTTCGCGATTCCTGCCCAAGGCCCGCACGTGTTTTCCAGCGCGCAGTAATTGTTCCGCCACCAACCGACCGGTGTTTCCGCTCGCACCACTCACGGCATAGATCAAGTTTTTGCTCATGTGAATCTGATTCACATAAAAGGTTCCAGGATGCAGAAAATGAAAAAGAAAACAAGCGAAGCGCTTTTCCTCACAGCACGTCTACAGTCGTAAAGACGCAATCTTTTCATTACTGCTAAACCGCAACAATTCTTGTTTGGCGATATGATTGTGGCAGAGGAATCCCGCTATGAAGCCCT is part of the Bryobacter aggregatus MPL3 genome and encodes:
- a CDS encoding transglycosylase SLT domain-containing protein, whose product is MKYSLLLVAVALSAQTLEPIAKEFRERPTPPTRAKLEQFLIKHPKDQEGALARLLLYNGDPGPASLEKLRAARSYLKEISDYVDWMIASTEFTARDFKSALEDAERVLEVHESPLAPRAALLALKSARELGEKDKLASLLKKHQKLLSPSQIAFYSSLNAKPEESRRLLAQVLSQSPKSAEASEAVKLLPLSDLSPAERLDRAYKLLDQSDPTAARAELVALLPKLTGPALDLAKVRIGVCDYRLRRDTAQATLQATQVADGEADAERLFYTLLAARRAKSYDAMGSSMEQLNKKYPKSSFRLEALANAAGQFWVMGQNAKSMPLYEACSLDFAARPEARECDWKLAVQSYILRRPDAEARLGNYLAADPTGDHNSAALYFLGRAAEARKDKPAAKTYYQRAIDLFPNHFYAELCRERIAQAGLGTQALSPTVEAQLRDISFPVPQNQLSFDANSNTRRRIARAELLARGALYDYAELELRNDARLHNQAHLLAMAAAQMATRRGAPDQGIRYMKSIFPAYLSLPLNATTLPLWKLAYPLPYKDPLLTYSYKNDLDPYLLAGLIRQESEFSAKVLSRANAHGLTQIMPATGRDLARRLGIKGFSNKMLLDPTVNLQMGSLYLKSLVTSLNGSLEQALASYNAGKGRVTEWLGRGEYSDPAEFIESIPFTETRGYVQSVIRNAGVYRRLYATPSPGLPSENGDSNGTQRRPAK
- a CDS encoding pyridoxal phosphate-dependent aminotransferase, which codes for MVIPTVRSGVQQSSNIDRRPRFASQRTGHFVESVIREMSRLAIQHGAVNLAQGFPDFPAPASIKQAAIEAIDADINQYSVTWGAKPLRDAIARKYQDSYQLPINPDREITVTCGATEAMIATLLATTNPGDEVIVFEPFYENYFPDTQLCGATRKLVTLHAPDWSFDPDELRRAFSAKTKAIILNTPNNPTGRVFTLEELTTIAELCQEFDTLAITDEIYEHILYDGLQHIPLLSLPGMRERTVLINSMSKTYSVTGWRVGWTIAAPDLTESIRKVHDFLTVGAASPLQQAGVHALASSNEYYAELSTHYGERRDLILDILSSAGFKPLKPQGAYYVMAEIKDFRFENDRAFARHLVEKVGVSCVPGSSFFETPGVGDQWVRFCFCKKIETLEAARERLQKWVA
- a CDS encoding peptidylprolyl isomerase; the encoded protein is MLRLSFLFCCALFTVLGQTTSGPTVRFETNLGNIDVLLLPGSAPKTVENFLAYMKKGAYNNSVFHRSVPGFIVQGGGFQATLPGLPAIAQSAAVVNEFKESNIRGTIAMAKLGDDPNSATNQWFFNLANNAANLNGQNGGFTVFGRVVDNASLSVMDKIAAINVPSPGPLASPFDQIPLIAYSGGTVQQSNLVIVTKISEIPTQPAPSISDGGVVSATAFGAYSSAAPGSFLEIYGSNLAGEVTRGWSSDDFTNNTAPTSLEGVSVTVGGQRAFVTYVSPTQVNVQVPATVSVGIGLPVVVTYKTQQSAQVFIDMKLLNGGLLAPASYIIGGKQFVYAAHADGNPVNAASPAKPGETIIFYGTGFGSMSPFNIPIAGQIATALGTLQYKTLWKIGGADASVSFQGVTPGFVGLYQFNVTVPPDANTGDLSLEVTQNNKALPQTLLLPVRR
- a CDS encoding TetR/AcrR family transcriptional regulator, which produces MKKHGYHHGDLRAALVTAAIRLVAEKGPRGFTAQDAAKLAGVVPSALYRHFADKEALLAAAAEEGFDQLRESIGKTKSLEELGLAYLQFAVQQRGHFEIMFLAGIEPSAFPTLGRSATAAFDAFAEAVRSASQAGVDLEIRLAGLWSLFHGFSLLAHGGDLGRVGFRRSPEELLQAAIRRFLATE
- a CDS encoding NAD(P)H-binding protein, translated to MSKNLIYAVSGASGNTGRLVAEQLLRAGKHVRALGRNRERLAGLVQLGAEAAICDLTNPSQLEEAFAGVEAVYAMEPPDLQSDDYRAYQDQMVAAMAGAIEAQRVPFAVTLSSLGAEQAGGTGMIQGQHVLESVFNRIAGLQVLHLRAGYFMENTIAQVHLYKKLGVTGGPVAADVKLPMIATRDIATEAARELLALEFRGSSVRELQGQRDLSMAEAMQIFGQAIGVPNLAYHRWSDAQVKPALLQMGMSENVAGLILELAAAYSSGLVRALEPRSPRNTTTTSYEEFVTEVMLPLYRKS